The Budorcas taxicolor isolate Tak-1 chromosome 18, Takin1.1, whole genome shotgun sequence genome window below encodes:
- the OSCAR gene encoding osteoclast-associated immunoglobulin-like receptor, whose product MAEMLSLQLLTLWLVCHADSTPAAARSSPWAPKKSEDPVSHAYSVSPASNPRPWLGAQPAAVVTPGVNVTLRCQAPQPAWRFALFRSAELTDVIYRDASAELEEFFLEEVTPAQGGSYHCCYWRRGWEPNVWSHPSDALELLVTDELPRPSLVALPAPVVAPGANVSLRCAGRLRGMSFALYREGEAAPLQYRDSEQPWADFPLLGARAPGTYTCYYHTPSAPYVLSARSEPLVVRADGSGASDYTQGNVLRLGLAGLVLISLGALVVFDRHSQNRASGHVWA is encoded by the exons CTGCCCGCTCATCTCCTTGGGCTCCCAAGAAGTCCGAGGACCCAGTCAGCCACGCTTACTCAGTCTCCCCAGCCTCCAACCCCAGGCCGTGGCTGGGTGCTCAGCCCGCTGCAGTTGTGACCCCCGGGGTCAATGTCACCTTGAGGTGCCAGGCACCCCAGCCCGCCTGGAGGTTTGCACTCTTCAGGTCTGCAGAGCTCACTGATGTGATTTACCGGGATGCATCTGCGGAACTGGAGGAgttcttcctggaggaggtgaccccAGCCCAGGGTGGCAGTTACCACTGCTGCTACTGGAGGCGAGGCTGGGAGCCAAATGTCTGGTCCCACCCCAGTGATGCCCTGGAACTGCTGGTGACAG ACGAGCTGCCGCGCCCGTCGCTGGTGGCGCTGCCCGCGCCGGTGGTGGCGCCCGGGGCCAACGTGAGCCTGCGCTGCGCCGGCCGCCTGCGGGGCATGAGCTTCGCGCTGTACCGCGAGGGCGAGGCGGCCCCGCTGCAGTACCGGGACTCGGAGCAGCCCTGGGCCGACTTCCCGCTGCTCGGCGCCCGCGCGCCGGGCACCTACACCTGCTACTACCACACGCCCTCCGCCCCCTACGTGCTGTCGGCGCGCAGCGAGCCGCTGGTGGTCCGCGCGGACG GCTCGGGCGCCTCGGACTACACCCAGGGCAACGTCCTCCGCCTGGGGCTGGCGGGCCTGGTTCTCATCTCGCTGGGCGCGCTGGTCGTTTTCGACCGGCACAGCCAGAATCGCGCCTCTGGCCACGTCTGGGCCTGA
- the TARM1 gene encoding LOW QUALITY PROTEIN: T-cell-interacting, activating receptor on myeloid cells protein 1 (The sequence of the model RefSeq protein was modified relative to this genomic sequence to represent the inferred CDS: deleted 1 base in 1 codon) produces MLSKLLLLLCFRLCVGQADGGRAEALPKPSLRAWPSSVVPTGSSVTLRCGTPTRDVSFALRKAGRVWEMVQSPDSTEGQAEFHLSDVKSSHAGEYTCEYHRRGNPHVSSGPSDALLLLVTGYLRKPSLQAHRSGAVTEGQEVTLQCQRPATELGPVMFALLKAGSAAPVQVRPSAGRETDFSLLNVSAGDSGNYSCVYYQARAPFLASQASPRLEIQVAASLPSITSDYTTGNHIRLALAAVIMVIVGAFLLEAWCTQRHIRGESG; encoded by the exons ATGCTCTCCAAACTACTTCTCCTCCTCTGCTTCA GGCTGTGTGTCGGCCAAGCAGACGGAGGAAGAGCTG AGGCGCTTCCCAAGCCCTCCCTCAGGGCCTGGCCCAGCTCGGTGGTTCCCACCGGGAGCTCTGTGACCCTGCGATGCGGGACTCCCACCAGGGACGTAAGCTTCGCTCTCAGGAAGGCGGGGAGAGTCTGGGAGATGGTCCAGTCACCCGACTCCACAGAGGGCCAGGCTGAATTCCATCTCTCCGATGTAAAGTCCAGCCACGCGGGAGAGTACACCTGCGAATACCACAGGAGGGGGAACCCCCACGTGAGCTCAGGGCCCAGTGACGCCCTGCTACTGCTGGTGACGG GGTATCTCCGTAAACCTTCCCTCCAAGCCCACCGAAGCGGCGCAGTGACCGAGGGACAAGAGGTGACCCTGCAGTGCCAGAGGCCGGCCACGGAGCTGGGGCCGGTCATGTTCGCCCTGCTCAAGGCAGGAAGCGCAGCGCCGGTGCAGGTCCGGCCGTCG GCCGGGCGGGAGACCGACTTCTCCCTTCTGAACGTGAGCGCCGGGGACAGCGGGAACTACAGCTGCGTGTACTACCAGGCCAGGGCCCCCTTCCTGGCTTCACAGGCTAGTCCTCGCCTGGAGATCCAGGTGGCGG CTTCCCTGCCTTCCATAACCTCGGATTACACCACGGGGAACCACATCAGACTAGCTCTAGCCGCCGTAATTATGGTTATTGTGGGGGCTTTCCTGCTTGAAGCCTGGTGTACACAGAGGCACATCCGCGGGGAGTCAG GATGA